AGGAGTGGGTTATCCTCTCGTGTCCACCATGGCTAGGAACGGGCCGCTCCCAATCGAAGCCAGGACATTCTGGTGCTGTCAGACACGGTCAACGCCTGTATGTCTGGTCGCATCGAGGCAGCTCCTGTGGGCCCCGCTGATAGGAAGGCTGGCCGATTTGGCCATGACTCTGTGCCTGGAAGCTGTGCGTGTGCCGGCTCTGATCGGATATGCCTTCACATGCAGCATCGTCGGTCTTGTTCGACGCCAACGGCTTCGccctctcgtcgtcgaggtatTGACTGCATGCGGAACCGGTTTACCGACTAGAGTCGAAGCCGGTCTACCGTTAATATATACGGCGAATACGTAGCAGTTCCCGTAAAGGCTGATGTGCTCGACATTACTGTGCCGTAGACCTCGTCAATGACTACGTTTCCTTTGACTTTTCTTGTTGAGCTCGTTGGAACCAGATTGGTCGGCCTTGTAGCAGAGCTGCCGAACTCTGGTGTCATTCCATGGCGGCTGAGGACGTGTCTAGAGACATGGGGACCAAGGAAGTGCGGTGGCCGGTCACGTTATCGAGGCCTCGCGGGAGATAGACTCATGAACCACATTTGAATACATGCCGTGCGCGCAAACTTGAACCGTCCCTCTACCGTGCACAAGACCATTCTTCACTATCCCCCCGCTACGGTCATGTTGATCGGGGTGCCTTGATCCGCGGCTTACGCGGAGCCGCTTGGTCCCGACCAACGCTTGCGTGACAGACACACTTCACATCGATCACTGCGGCTTCAACCGTGCCCTGGCCGAGTATGACGGTCATGCATGAGACGCGTAGCAGGCCTCGTACTGCTAGCTTCCAATACCGCCGGCCAACAGTTGAGAGTAACCTCAACCTCCTCACCGCCTGCGAGGGATGAAGATCACTGCACAGTGGGAGTGGAATCTTGGGCAAACATGTACACGGGAGTGTTACGCATGCACCTGCTGTATACCCGGCAGACCTGGCTTCCCTTGCCATAACCGAGGCCACTTACCGCACATGGCTCTCTCGTCTCAAccctctcccgccgccgctccttgTGCGATTCCTTCGAAGCGTCAACTAGAAACGACTCTCCCGTGCTGCCTTGGGCACACAGCACCCGCTGCTGCACGGGTGCTCTCTCCGCAGGGACACCTGTGCTGCCAATGCTTTTACTTCTCTTCTTCTGCCAGCAAGCACGAGTCTGGAGCCCGCCAACGTGCACACATGTCCGTTGCGGGCACATATGAGACGGGGAAgggggccagcagcagcagcagcaacatgaaGCAACCAGGACCTTTTTCCCTCTACATCAATACATCAAATGTGACCGACCTACTACTAAACCAACCCCTACCAATGCTTCTCCGAAATGTCCACGTCGTggacatcgacgccgtccttgaaccacctctcctcctcggcaatCGCGACGTCATTGCCGCTCATCTGCCTCTTGCGCATCAGCCCGTCGGGCGCAAACGTCCAGTCCTCGAGCCCGTACGTGCGCCACCACTgccccgcctcggcgtcgtgccACTCGTACCAGAACTGCACCGCGATGCGGTCCCCCTCAAAGGCGAAGAGCTCCTTGCGCAGCCGGTAGCCCTTCTCGCGGGACCACTTGTCCGTGAGGAAggcctcgatggcgtcgcgcccCTGCAGGAAGGTGGAGCGGTTGCGCCAGATGGAGTCGGGCGTGTAGGCCATCTTGACGCGCGACGGGTCCCTGCCGGACGTGCCGCATCATTTTTGCTCGTCAGCCTAATGGTGAACGTGCGTAAAGGCAGGGACGTACGTGTCAGTCATTCAAAGTCAAgccaggtcaggtcaggtgCCCGTCAATCCGAGGAAGGACAGACAGACCGACAGACGGACAGAAAGACGGACAGAGAGGCAAAGCAGGCATGGAAGCAAGTGGCGGCGCCATGTGTGTGGCCCCGGGGGAGTCGATGAAACAGGGAGTTGCGGGGTGGGAGCTACCGTGTGTTCCATGCGTCTTCGGCGGCTCGGACCTTCTGGCGCGCCGTCTCGAGCGTGAACGGGGGCAGCGGTGGCCTGGGCTCTTCTTGTTGGTTGGCCATGGTTCGATTTTGTGCGATACGATATATGCCGATtgccgtggtcgtggtcgtggacGTTGGCTTCCGTCTTTTATATTGGCGATGGTGTCTTTTTTCACATGGCAACGGCACATCACCCGCGGCTGACAGTGGTGTGACATTTTATGCAAGCCGTGATAATAAGCAGGGACGGGAAGCAGCATGGAAGCAGTCAGCTGACTCAGCTCTACGTATCATTGACGAGTATTCGTAGGTAGGGAGAGCACGACCTAGCCCGGCTGTGCTACTCAACGCCTTGAATTGATAACGAGGTCGTCTTAACATACAGCTAGGCATTACCTTTGGCACTGGCTCCatctctgtctctgtctcaTCTGTCAATCACACCAGATGCTGATGTCATGGGCTTCGTCCGCTGACTCCTCCTAGAGGTCACCCCCCACCACTGCAAATCCTCCACGAACCAcgcccgtcggcgccgcaggaAAAAAGTTATAGTGCATAAGTCGAGGTTTAATGCTTTCTCTTTGACAAGATTACTTCTTGAATTTTTGCTATCAATATCGAGAGTAGAGGCGGGCCTTCGTATGGCTGCCTAGCTACTACATGTAATTTAGGACGAATTGAAGAGTTCTGACCCTTATATGTACCTGCCTCAttcctcgccttcctcgcctgcctgtcctGCCTGTCCTGCCTGTCCCGCCTGTCCTGCCTGTCCTGCCTGTCCTCGCCTGACTTTTTTTCTGCCTGCCTCATCGTCGATCAAACACTGTCATGACATCTGCGCGCTTCCGCCGCAGCGCGGCAAATACCTTCGAGTCAGACGACTCGAGCCTAGGCAATGCCCCTGGCATCTTCTCCGAAAAGTTTCGCGTctgcacgccgccctcttATCAGCTACCGCTAAGTTTGGGGGTCTATTATAACGTCGATAGCCTCGGAGGCCTACCCCAATCTCTCGACAATACCTTTCGCTCTCAGATTGCGCCTATACTTGTCGATACCATTCTCGTGCCGAACGGAATCTAAAAGAAGGATGAAATCTTTGATGGAACTATAGACCTATGGTGGAGGGTGCCCCTAGAGAGGCCAGAACTTCGAGTCTTGACCGCTCTGATCATAGCTCCTTGGTCGGCAAaccagcgccggcgtcacGGCCCTTTACCACATCTCACCACTTGGGAGTACGCAGCAACGCAATGTCGAGATTTGATCAACAATCACAACGAATTCAGTGGATTCTGTGGCCCCCAGAATAACGGATATCTTGTGCATGTCGAGCTTATCTCCGAGGAATTACAACTCCCCCGGTTCATTAGTGTTGCCGACAAGCATCTAGACGAGTATAAATCGTAGGCGCCTACTATCAAGGAAACCCTCAAGAGCTTTGGACTTTGGCAATTCCTACAGACCATGACGATGTTGCGCATAGGGTTCAAGCTACCACGGGACTTGAATACACTTACGGTTTTGATTACTCTAGACCGTGAGTGCGATCGCACGAACGCATGGGATCTTGCCGAGTTCGAGATCCGGAAAATGCTACCCCCGGATGTGGATGTCTCTATCGAATGGGGAGATGCTTTTTATTCCGAGATCCTCGAACCAGGAACTGAGAACCCCAGTCTCTACCAGCCCAAATGCAATGCCTATCAACAGAAAGTCAACCTCGGCAGCAACATTGGTGTTGGCAAATACCTCGAGGTTCAAGATGGAGAGACAACAACTAGAGTTCAGCCCGGTTGCGGTACATTAGGGGGCTACATCGAATACAGGATGGCAGGATCGTCAAAATGGCACAGAGGTGGACTTACCTGTTATAACGTCATCAGGCCTATCTTCCCAGGGTTCCAGCTCGTCACCAGCACTAGTGGTCTGCCCTCGAATTCTCCCGAGTCGCCTCAGAACAACTCTCTCCTTGACCAACTAGATAGAGTTGGGTTTACGCCAACAGAGGGCCTAAAGGATCGCAAGCAATTCACCATTGAGGCCCCATCGAGGGCTTTACACAACCACACTCTTCCCGGGTTACAGGCATCCTCTCGATGCTGGAAGAACACGGCACAAAAGCCGCAGACACTCGAGCGCTAAAGAACAAGATTGAATCGTTATTCAACAATAACGAGCAACAGTTTGGCTATCCCGGCTTAGGATCTGGTTTTCATAGGCGTCGAAATGGCCAACGGATGGATTGGGCCGTCATTCAAGTCAAAAGTCACCGTCACGGGGAAAATGCAAACTTCAGCAAATCGGAGTGGGAAGAACTTATCGGCCAGCGAGAATTTCCGTTTGACCTATCTGAGGTTCCTCTCCCCGCTCTGAAATACCCGATGCCAACGATCTGTCAACCACCCCATACCCCTATCGCGCCTCGACCGAAGGCTTTATATATAGGCAAGGGGAGCTTGTCTGGTCTCATCGCCGGCTACATCAATGGTGTCAAGTCTGATGTTCATTTAAACCACGATGCATATCTTGGTTTGCCCGGATCAACGGAGCTAACACTAGTCCGACCTTTAAAAACCCGACAACCGGCTGATGCACCTAGCGATTCTGGAGCCTGGGTATGGAATAAGGATTCCCAGCTGGTAGCCATGGTCTTTGCAGGAATGCGTCTAGGTTCGGGAAACACCGAGGACTTGCTGACCTTTGTTACACCAATCCACGATGTATTTGAGGATATTAAAGCTCTTTCGGGGGGTCGCATTGTCGACATCCGGGTGGCATAATAGCTCTTGACTTCGTTCTCGAATAGCATTAGATCAACCTGAGCACCGAATACTAAATCACTTTAGGTGAGCTGGGTGAGTCATCAGAGGTGTGACCGCGCGCGAGGGGCAGCTCGCTCGGCACATGGGATGGGTAGTAGCCACATTCTCTTTCAGCTCTTTGTCTCGGCGGTCGCCATCTTGCCGTCTCCAACCTCAACTCAAACCACGGCGCGTCGAGAACACAGTCGACGATCAACACATATAGTTGAGACCCTAGCAATGACAGTGCGCCTTCATCTGTACATACAGCCTTCAATAGTCCACGGAAAGCCTCTTGCTTGGGTTCCCACATCCAGCCGAACGG
This region of Purpureocillium takamizusanense chromosome 9, complete sequence genomic DNA includes:
- a CDS encoding uncharacterized protein (EggNog:ENOG503Q3I6~COG:S) gives rise to the protein MANQQEEPRPPLPPFTLETARQKVRAAEDAWNTRDPSRVKMAYTPDSIWRNRSTFLQGRDAIEAFLTDKWSREKGYRLRKELFAFEGDRIAVQFWYEWHDAEAGQWWRTYGLEDWTFAPDGLMRKRQMSGNDVAIAEEERWFKDGVDVHDVDISEKHW